From the genome of Fusarium oxysporum f. sp. lycopersici 4287 chromosome 3, whole genome shotgun sequence, one region includes:
- a CDS encoding alcohol dehydrogenase: MPVIEIPKEQWAQVLEKPGGLVVHKKVPVHMPGPDEVLVNVKYSGIFHTDLHAMMGDWPLKRKIPLT; the protein is encoded by the exons ATGCCTGTTATTGAAATCCCAAAGGAGCAATGGGCGCAAGTACTCGAAAAGCCCGGCGGCC TGGTAGTTCATAAGAAAGTCCCCGTGCATATGCCAGGCCCTGATGAGGTACTGGTTAATGTGAAGTATTCAGGCATCTTTCATACCGATTTACATGCTATGATGGGCGATTGGCcactgaagaggaagatacCTCTCACATGA